The Tenacibaculum jejuense genome includes a window with the following:
- a CDS encoding T9SS type A sorting domain-containing protein, which produces MKNIYSYILLFFSFYTLIGQETKVEIVPIVLGKKLVNAYSVENMQKAFNSLSKQKKTKSPLTYISANHLYVRFLPKDNKELHELMNVSILELFDHPLDYEIEQEGNYYHDPSIPDDRPTWYYTVIKIEDIIPEAIQHITYQVLEELFLPPDNSSAVNFYTDLEEKSLILTKNSVTATRSPKYRPSGQILVSNPISGSIYRENERYDGVPNVVGRVRKWFKISKGITDNDGYFQVSKKFRGKVNFGVIYKNQHASILPGPFSPLYLYYGGAFLDGPRREGHWEYRSHRGTSSYKWGAIMRGVHDYHYTYAPNLDILPPPNKLRIAAFNFPFIERPFAPMFHQQDNQSFGFAIPGDFSDIYIDQQNKPYHNIYDIVIHELGHAAHWRWVGNWAYLFLELTDSTRYKQSRMATEAWADGIADYASKFKFNLHSVHPYACNDLDERIDDLYPKFIVRDLMDNKQSNNTCTIVDNVSGFNHNQIFYALESSRHHALEKWRDNLIQKDPSQEEVLREYFAQWIGEEYVPCSAAPLVLNTDYTSEENIDITHSNTIFMKNGFYFKPTESTHRFRGEIVCNYPGAGSQMNRVVNNENTFSSTVYHDDFKFIPNQSIVFPPKYLEDIEEIIVKENADELLFYPIPVDDVLYVKSSRIPLEWRVIDITGKTMTKGNFKSDTLQTIHVNNLPKGMYFVKVNFLNGTSDFKRILKN; this is translated from the coding sequence ATGAAAAATATTTATAGTTATATTCTTTTATTTTTTTCTTTTTACACATTAATCGGGCAAGAAACTAAAGTTGAAATTGTTCCAATTGTACTTGGAAAGAAATTAGTGAATGCATATTCCGTAGAGAATATGCAGAAAGCTTTTAATAGTTTATCTAAACAAAAAAAAACTAAAAGTCCTTTAACATACATATCTGCAAATCATCTCTATGTGAGATTTCTGCCAAAAGATAATAAAGAACTACATGAGTTAATGAATGTTTCCATATTAGAACTTTTTGATCATCCATTAGATTATGAAATTGAACAAGAAGGTAATTATTATCATGATCCAAGCATACCTGATGATAGACCTACTTGGTATTATACGGTTATTAAAATAGAAGATATAATTCCTGAGGCGATACAACATATTACTTATCAAGTTTTAGAAGAATTATTTTTACCTCCAGATAACTCATCAGCTGTAAATTTTTATACTGATTTAGAAGAAAAATCATTGATTTTGACTAAAAATTCTGTAACAGCAACGAGATCTCCAAAATATAGACCTTCTGGACAAATACTAGTTAGTAATCCTATTTCTGGATCAATTTATAGAGAAAATGAACGCTATGACGGAGTTCCTAATGTTGTTGGAAGAGTTAGAAAGTGGTTTAAAATATCTAAAGGAATCACTGATAACGATGGCTATTTTCAGGTTTCAAAAAAATTTAGAGGAAAAGTTAATTTCGGTGTAATTTATAAGAATCAACATGCAAGTATTTTACCAGGACCTTTTTCACCTTTGTATTTATATTATGGTGGAGCTTTTTTAGACGGACCAAGAAGAGAAGGTCATTGGGAATATAGATCGCATCGAGGAACTAGTTCATACAAATGGGGTGCTATCATGAGAGGAGTTCATGATTATCATTATACATATGCTCCTAATTTAGACATTTTGCCACCTCCAAATAAATTAAGAATTGCAGCATTTAATTTTCCATTTATAGAAAGACCATTCGCACCAATGTTTCATCAGCAAGATAATCAGTCATTTGGTTTTGCAATCCCTGGCGATTTCAGTGATATTTATATAGATCAACAGAATAAACCTTATCATAATATATACGATATTGTAATTCACGAACTAGGTCACGCTGCACACTGGAGATGGGTTGGAAATTGGGCATATCTCTTTTTGGAACTAACAGATAGCACGCGTTATAAGCAGAGTAGAATGGCAACAGAAGCTTGGGCAGATGGTATTGCAGATTATGCGAGTAAATTTAAATTTAATTTGCATTCAGTACACCCATATGCGTGTAATGATTTAGATGAAAGAATAGATGATTTATATCCAAAATTTATAGTTCGAGATCTAATGGATAATAAACAGAGTAATAATACCTGTACTATTGTAGATAATGTTTCGGGTTTTAATCATAATCAAATTTTTTATGCTTTAGAAAGTTCAAGACATCATGCTTTAGAAAAGTGGCGAGATAATTTGATTCAAAAAGATCCATCACAAGAAGAAGTACTTAGAGAGTATTTTGCACAATGGATAGGGGAAGAGTATGTGCCATGTAGTGCAGCTCCTTTAGTTTTAAATACTGATTATACTTCAGAAGAAAATATTGATATAACACATTCGAATACGATATTTATGAAGAATGGATTTTACTTTAAACCAACTGAGAGTACTCATAGATTTAGAGGAGAAATTGTTTGTAATTATCCTGGAGCAGGTTCTCAAATGAATAGAGTTGTTAATAATGAAAATACATTTAGTTCTACTGTTTATCATGATGATTTTAAGTTTATTCCTAACCAATCTATCGTATTTCCTCCAAAATATTTAGAGGATATAGAAGAAATTATAGTTAAAGAAAATGCAGATGAGTTACTGTTTTATCCCATTCCTGTTGATGATGTTTTATATGTGAAAAGTAGTAGAATACCTTTAGAGTGGAGGGTTATTGATATTACTGGTAAAACTATGACTAAGGGTAATTTTAAGTCAGATACTTTACAAACTATTCATGTAAATAATTTACCTAAAGGCATGTATTTTGTAAAAGTAAATTTTTTAAATGGAACTAGTGACTTTAAAAGAATATTAAAAAATTAA
- a CDS encoding NupC/NupG family nucleoside CNT transporter, giving the protein MKKLITLLLCVFSFALFSQNIDKTWKFKSIHNNSGTSLVEINKNDYFTLNKGEFSYFLSAKDSLHATGNYIHQNNLLIFNYKTPKDTVRYYNIVTLNDSILSISEKDVLYNFSIKTTITDQATETVNTTLKSEENKIIASQGFSTNSLWRGTLGMLVLLLIAFLFSNNKKAIDWKTVGLGLIFQLFIAVGVLKIPLIQKIFNGVGQLFVSVLDFTRAGSKFLFEGLVVDMDTFGFIFAFQVLPTIIFFSALTSLLFYLGIIQKVVKVMAWTLSKILKISGAESLSVAGNIFLGQTEAPLLIKAYLEKMTRSEILLVMIGGMATVAGAVLAAYIGFLGGDDPVLRLQFAKHLLAASVMAAPGAIVISKILYPQTEEINTDVKVSSEKIGSNVLDAIANGTTEGLQLAMNVGAMLLVFVAFIAMINGMLGWIGDVTNLNVWMAANTSYNALSIEAILGYIFAPLMWLIGVASEDTALMGQLLGIKLAASEFVGYIQLAELKDISNTTHLTYNKSVIMATYMLCGFANFASIGIQIGGIGSLAPGQRKTLSEFGIKALIGGTIASLMSATIAGMIIG; this is encoded by the coding sequence ATGAAAAAATTAATCACACTTCTTCTGTGTGTTTTTTCTTTTGCGTTGTTTTCGCAAAATATCGATAAAACATGGAAATTTAAATCTATACATAATAACTCTGGAACATCTTTAGTAGAAATAAATAAAAATGATTATTTCACATTGAATAAAGGGGAATTTTCATACTTCCTATCAGCTAAAGATAGTTTACATGCAACTGGAAATTATATTCATCAAAATAACTTATTAATTTTTAATTATAAGACACCAAAAGATACTGTTAGATATTACAATATTGTAACTCTAAATGATTCTATACTTTCAATTTCCGAAAAGGATGTCTTATATAATTTTTCAATAAAAACCACAATAACAGATCAAGCAACAGAAACTGTTAATACTACTCTTAAAAGTGAAGAAAACAAAATCATAGCTAGTCAAGGCTTCTCTACAAATAGTTTATGGAGAGGTACTTTAGGAATGCTAGTATTATTATTGATCGCTTTTCTTTTTAGTAATAACAAAAAAGCGATAGACTGGAAAACTGTAGGTTTAGGTTTAATTTTTCAACTATTTATTGCTGTTGGTGTTCTTAAAATTCCTCTAATTCAAAAGATTTTTAATGGTGTAGGACAACTTTTTGTAAGTGTTTTAGACTTTACTAGAGCAGGTAGTAAGTTTTTATTCGAAGGCTTAGTTGTGGATATGGATACTTTTGGATTCATCTTTGCCTTTCAAGTTTTACCTACAATAATTTTCTTTTCCGCTTTAACTTCTCTATTATTTTACTTAGGAATTATTCAAAAGGTAGTAAAAGTAATGGCTTGGACACTATCTAAAATCTTAAAAATTTCAGGTGCTGAGAGTTTGTCTGTTGCTGGAAATATATTTTTAGGACAAACAGAAGCGCCACTTTTGATTAAAGCTTACTTAGAAAAGATGACTCGTTCAGAAATTCTATTAGTAATGATTGGTGGTATGGCTACTGTAGCTGGAGCCGTTTTAGCTGCGTATATTGGATTTCTAGGAGGAGATGATCCTGTTTTACGCTTACAATTTGCAAAACATTTATTAGCTGCTTCTGTCATGGCTGCACCTGGAGCTATTGTAATTTCGAAAATTTTGTACCCTCAGACTGAAGAAATTAATACTGATGTTAAAGTATCTTCTGAAAAAATAGGTTCTAACGTTTTAGATGCTATTGCTAATGGTACTACTGAAGGTTTACAATTAGCCATGAATGTAGGAGCTATGCTATTGGTGTTTGTAGCATTTATTGCAATGATAAATGGTATGTTAGGATGGATTGGTGATGTAACGAATTTAAATGTTTGGATGGCCGCTAATACTTCTTACAACGCTTTATCAATAGAAGCAATTTTAGGATATATTTTTGCTCCTTTAATGTGGTTAATTGGAGTTGCAAGTGAAGACACAGCTTTAATGGGACAATTATTAGGTATAAAATTAGCTGCTAGTGAATTTGTTGGATACATTCAATTAGCAGAATTAAAAGATATAAGCAACACTACACATTTAACTTATAATAAATCTGTAATAATGGCAACGTATATGTTGTGTGGTTTTGCTAATTTTGCATCAATTGGTATACAAATTGGAGGAATTGGTTCTCTAGCTCCCGGACAAAGAAAAACATTATCAGAATTTGGTATAAAAGCTTTAATTGGAGGAACTATTGCTTCTTTAATGTCTGCCACAATTGCTGGAATGATAATAGGATAA
- a CDS encoding bifunctional nuclease family protein, whose protein sequence is MSLVRLTIKGISYSQTQSGAYALVLSEMEGTRTLPIIIGAFEAQSIAIALEKEIRPPRPLTHDLFKSFAERFSITVKQIIIHKLVDGVFFSSLICERDGVEEVIDTRTSDAIALAVRFQAPIFTYENILDKAGIYLKTEEELGSSDENDTDDIHIEQEIEFTSTADFSDLSLNELEEQLNEAVNNEDYELAAKIRDEISKRS, encoded by the coding sequence ATGAGCCTAGTAAGACTAACTATTAAAGGAATTTCATATAGCCAAACACAAAGCGGAGCATATGCTTTAGTGCTTAGCGAAATGGAAGGAACTAGAACTTTACCAATTATTATCGGAGCATTTGAAGCACAATCGATTGCAATCGCATTAGAAAAAGAAATTCGACCTCCAAGACCACTTACCCATGATTTATTTAAATCTTTTGCTGAGCGTTTTAGCATTACTGTAAAACAGATTATTATTCATAAATTAGTAGATGGAGTCTTTTTTTCTAGTTTAATATGCGAACGTGATGGTGTAGAAGAAGTTATTGACACAAGAACTTCTGATGCTATAGCATTAGCCGTTCGTTTTCAAGCTCCAATTTTCACCTACGAAAATATATTAGACAAAGCTGGTATATATTTAAAGACAGAAGAAGAGTTGGGTAGTTCTGATGAAAATGACACTGATGACATCCATATTGAACAAGAAATTGAGTTTACAAGTACAGCTGACTTTTCTGATCTTTCTTTAAATGAACTTGAAGAACAATTGAATGAAGCTGTAAATAATGAAGATTACGAACTAGCTGCTAAAATAAGAGACGAGATTAGCAAGCGTTCATAA
- a CDS encoding electron transfer flavoprotein subunit alpha/FixB family protein translates to MSVLVFADSSEGKFKKTAFEVVSYGKKVAEQLGTNLVTLSINGGDASELYTYGADKVIEVKNDLSSFNAKGYAAVIKQVAEAQSSNVVVIDSSVDGLTLAPLVAVGLEAGYASNVVALPDTSSSFVVKRKAFSNKGFNNTEILTENKVIGVAKNSYGAHESSVSGATESFDASLPELGVSSVSIDKATGTVTIADADVVVSAGRGLKGPENWGMVEELAGVLGAATACSKPVSDLGWRPHSEHVGQTGKPVASNLYIAIGISGAIQHLAGVNASKVKVVINNDPEAPFFKAADYGIVGDAFEVVPQLIEKLKAFKQA, encoded by the coding sequence ATGTCTGTATTAGTTTTTGCCGACTCTTCGGAAGGAAAATTTAAAAAAACAGCTTTTGAAGTTGTATCATACGGAAAAAAAGTAGCTGAACAATTAGGAACTAACTTAGTAACTTTATCTATCAACGGTGGAGATGCTAGTGAATTATACACTTACGGTGCAGATAAAGTAATTGAAGTTAAAAATGACTTAAGTTCTTTTAATGCTAAAGGTTATGCCGCAGTAATAAAACAAGTAGCAGAGGCACAGTCTTCAAATGTTGTTGTTATAGATTCTAGTGTAGATGGTTTAACATTAGCTCCATTAGTAGCTGTAGGCTTAGAAGCAGGATATGCTTCCAATGTAGTTGCATTACCTGACACTTCTAGTTCTTTTGTAGTGAAGCGTAAAGCTTTTTCAAATAAAGGATTTAATAACACTGAAATTTTAACTGAAAATAAGGTTATCGGTGTTGCTAAGAATTCATATGGAGCACATGAAAGTTCTGTTTCTGGTGCAACTGAAAGTTTTGATGCCTCTTTACCAGAATTAGGAGTATCTTCAGTTTCTATAGATAAAGCAACTGGAACTGTTACTATCGCTGATGCTGATGTTGTAGTATCTGCTGGCCGTGGATTAAAAGGTCCTGAAAACTGGGGAATGGTTGAAGAGTTAGCTGGTGTATTAGGCGCAGCTACAGCTTGTTCTAAACCAGTTTCTGATTTAGGATGGAGACCTCACAGCGAACATGTTGGGCAAACTGGAAAGCCTGTAGCTTCTAACTTATATATTGCAATAGGTATTTCTGGAGCTATTCAACACTTAGCAGGAGTTAACGCTTCTAAAGTAAAAGTTGTTATCAATAACGATCCTGAAGCACCTTTCTTTAAAGCTGCTGATTACGGAATCGTTGGAGACGCTTTTGAAGTAGTTCCTCAATTAATTGAAAAATTAAAAGCTTTTAAACAAGCTTAG
- a CDS encoding electron transfer flavoprotein subunit beta/FixA family protein, translated as MKILVCISHVPDTTSKINFTDNDTKFDTNGVQFVINPYDEFSLTRAMWFKEKQGASVTVVNVGGAETEPTLRKALAIGADDAIRVNVEPTDGLLVAKELAEVVKSGGFDLVLAGKESADYNGQMVPGMLASLLDFNFVNGCVGIEVEGNNATLEREIDGGEEKVAASLPLVVAGQKGIVEEKDLRIPNMRGIMMARKKPLNVVEATGSNASTSTKNFEKPAPKGEVKLVDNVDDLINLLHNEAKAI; from the coding sequence ATGAAAATATTAGTTTGTATCAGTCACGTACCTGATACCACTTCAAAAATTAACTTCACTGATAACGATACTAAGTTTGATACAAATGGAGTTCAGTTTGTTATAAACCCATATGATGAATTCAGTTTAACACGTGCAATGTGGTTTAAAGAAAAACAAGGTGCATCTGTTACTGTAGTAAATGTAGGAGGAGCTGAAACTGAGCCTACTTTACGTAAAGCATTAGCCATAGGAGCTGATGATGCAATTCGTGTTAATGTAGAACCAACTGATGGTTTATTAGTAGCTAAAGAATTAGCTGAAGTTGTAAAATCTGGAGGTTTTGATCTAGTGTTGGCAGGTAAAGAATCTGCTGATTACAACGGTCAAATGGTTCCTGGTATGTTAGCATCATTATTAGATTTCAATTTTGTTAACGGATGTGTTGGAATTGAAGTTGAAGGAAACAATGCTACATTAGAAAGAGAGATCGATGGTGGTGAAGAAAAAGTAGCTGCTAGCCTACCTTTAGTAGTAGCTGGTCAAAAAGGTATTGTTGAGGAGAAAGATCTTAGAATACCTAATATGAGAGGTATCATGATGGCTCGTAAAAAGCCTTTAAATGTTGTTGAAGCAACAGGTAGCAATGCCTCTACAAGCACAAAGAATTTCGAAAAGCCTGCTCCAAAAGGAGAGGTAAAATTAGTTGATAATGTAGATGATTTAATTAATCTTTTACACAACGAGGCTAAAGCAATTTAA
- a CDS encoding pyruvate dehydrogenase complex E1 component subunit beta translates to MKTVQFREAICEAMSEEMRRDESIYLMGEEVAEYNGAYKASKGMLDEFGEKRVIDTPIAELGFGGIAVGSAMNGNRPIVEYMTFNFSLVGIDQIINNAAKIRQMSGGQFNCPIVFRGPTASAGQLAATHSQAFESWYANCPGLKVIVPSNPYDAKGLLKAAIRDDDPVIFMESEQMYGDKMEIPEGEYVLPIGVAEIKKEGTDVTVVSFGKIIKEAYKAADQLAEEGISVEVIDLRTVRPMDHKTILESVKKTNRLVILEEAWPFGSVSSEITFRVQDEAFDHLDAPIKRITTADTPAPYSPVLLEKWLPNSGDVIQAVKEVMYIK, encoded by the coding sequence ATGAAAACAGTTCAATTTAGAGAAGCAATCTGCGAGGCAATGAGCGAAGAGATGCGACGCGATGAGAGCATCTATTTAATGGGGGAGGAAGTAGCAGAATATAATGGTGCTTACAAAGCTAGTAAAGGTATGTTAGATGAATTCGGAGAGAAACGAGTTATAGATACACCTATTGCTGAGTTAGGTTTTGGAGGAATTGCAGTAGGATCTGCAATGAATGGAAACAGACCTATAGTGGAATACATGACCTTTAATTTCTCTTTAGTTGGGATTGATCAAATTATTAATAATGCAGCTAAGATTCGTCAAATGAGTGGAGGACAATTTAATTGTCCGATCGTATTTAGAGGACCAACTGCATCTGCTGGTCAATTGGCTGCAACACACTCACAAGCTTTTGAAAGTTGGTATGCAAATTGTCCTGGTCTAAAAGTAATTGTACCATCTAATCCGTATGATGCGAAAGGATTATTAAAAGCAGCTATTAGAGATGATGATCCAGTAATTTTTATGGAGTCTGAGCAGATGTATGGTGATAAGATGGAAATTCCTGAAGGTGAATATGTATTACCTATTGGAGTAGCAGAAATTAAAAAAGAAGGAACAGATGTTACTGTAGTATCATTTGGGAAAATAATAAAAGAAGCGTACAAAGCAGCAGATCAATTAGCAGAAGAAGGTATATCTGTAGAAGTAATTGATTTAAGAACTGTACGACCAATGGATCATAAAACGATTTTAGAGTCGGTTAAAAAAACAAATAGATTAGTGATTTTAGAAGAAGCATGGCCATTTGGAAGTGTGTCTTCAGAAATTACATTTAGAGTTCAAGATGAAGCATTTGATCATTTAGATGCTCCAATAAAGAGAATTACTACTGCAGATACACCTGCACCGTATTCTCCAGTTTTATTAGAAAAATGGTTGCCTAATTCGGGGGATGTTATACAGGCAGTCAAAGAAGTGATGTATATAAAATAA
- a CDS encoding DUF5686 family protein, translating to MRFKFFILSILLGLTANAQLIVKGKVVDEFDNPMPFVNVFIQGTTTGTTTDDDGRFAFRTKKRKGVLEISFVGFQTQTITITPKTKFLNIVLKEGSDILDEVILVTKPKKRLKKKENPAYKILKEVWKRKRKNGIDLVDHYQFKKHTAIEIGLNNLDTAFIKQIFKKDYKETIKEVKYDTDGINYYIPIYINEQIAKVYGNNKNNDEREDIEAEKSEGLGAQGFVFDRMSRTFQNVDVFRNNITLLRKSFVSPLSTDGFATYDYVLYDSVVQNNTKLYNIYFFPIRDQDLAFKGNFWIADKAYTLKKLRMEVVKGANLNFVRGLTFEKEFEVRNDSIYIPTKNAYEGDFTFLDKNEANKGLTIKKTINYSDYVLDKPLADDFYKGQIQKIRPDQYFRSDEYWAKQDIEDNQDTYKLISSVKGKKQIKRLTGFINTISSGFVNLPFLNMQVGPFWTAFASNEVEGFRTRLGFRTFNTKDDRFRLSGHLAYGFKDKGLKYGLEAQYLLSYEPRISTSVAYQNDIEQLGSALLNTTQLLGRTFGSTALFSRGNNFFLSKVEKYASNFDYAVHNNFHIGFNFSHSRIQSASPENFSASYLDDLGNLQSKVVDVASDVYLTFTPGRFVYGLGVEQRFGRNVFPSIVINYRHGYKGFLNGTHEYDKIQIKYNQPILLGKFGLLDTTIEGGKVFGTVPSSLLNAVPANQSFSLVPNTFSLLNFYDFVTDQYVSTHFEHHFNGFILNRIPLLRKLKLRSLATFRAAYGSISDENRAINDGLRNASNTENILYNAPNQVYYEYGFGVENIGYGNLRFLRIDAIWRSNYTPPSNSIAVPTPKFAIRIGIRPDL from the coding sequence ATGAGATTTAAATTTTTTATACTATCAATTTTGTTAGGATTAACAGCAAATGCACAATTGATAGTGAAAGGAAAAGTAGTGGATGAGTTTGATAACCCAATGCCATTTGTGAATGTATTTATACAAGGAACAACAACTGGTACAACTACTGATGATGATGGAAGGTTTGCTTTTCGAACAAAAAAGAGAAAAGGAGTTTTAGAAATATCTTTTGTGGGCTTTCAAACGCAAACCATAACAATTACTCCTAAAACAAAATTTTTAAATATTGTTTTAAAAGAAGGTTCAGATATTTTAGATGAAGTAATATTAGTAACGAAACCTAAAAAGAGATTAAAGAAAAAGGAAAATCCTGCATACAAAATTTTAAAAGAAGTTTGGAAACGCAAACGAAAGAATGGTATAGATTTGGTAGATCATTACCAATTTAAAAAACATACTGCTATAGAAATTGGGCTGAATAACTTAGATACAGCGTTTATCAAACAAATCTTCAAAAAAGATTATAAAGAGACAATTAAAGAAGTAAAATACGATACTGATGGTATCAATTATTATATACCAATTTATATCAATGAACAAATTGCTAAAGTTTACGGTAATAATAAGAATAATGATGAGCGTGAAGATATTGAAGCTGAAAAGTCAGAAGGTTTAGGAGCTCAAGGTTTTGTGTTCGACCGTATGTCTAGGACATTTCAAAATGTAGATGTATTTAGAAATAATATCACTTTATTAAGAAAATCATTTGTTAGCCCATTATCTACGGATGGTTTTGCTACTTACGATTACGTTTTATATGATAGTGTTGTACAAAATAATACAAAGTTATATAACATATATTTCTTCCCAATTAGAGACCAAGATTTAGCATTTAAAGGTAATTTTTGGATTGCAGATAAAGCCTACACATTAAAAAAACTTCGTATGGAAGTTGTTAAAGGTGCCAACTTAAATTTTGTAAGAGGTTTAACGTTTGAAAAAGAATTCGAAGTACGAAATGATAGTATTTATATTCCAACAAAGAATGCTTACGAGGGAGATTTTACATTTTTAGATAAAAACGAAGCCAACAAAGGTTTAACAATTAAGAAAACAATCAACTATAGTGATTATGTTTTAGACAAACCTCTAGCTGATGATTTTTATAAAGGTCAAATTCAAAAGATAAGACCAGATCAATATTTCCGTTCGGATGAATATTGGGCAAAACAAGATATTGAAGATAATCAAGATACATATAAACTAATAAGTTCAGTAAAAGGAAAAAAACAAATAAAACGACTAACAGGTTTTATCAATACCATTTCTAGTGGTTTCGTTAATTTACCTTTTCTAAATATGCAAGTTGGTCCGTTTTGGACAGCCTTTGCTAGCAATGAAGTGGAAGGTTTTAGAACTCGATTAGGTTTTAGAACTTTTAATACTAAAGATGATCGATTTAGATTATCTGGTCATTTAGCGTACGGATTTAAAGATAAAGGACTAAAATACGGTTTAGAAGCACAATATTTATTGTCTTACGAACCAAGAATTTCTACTAGTGTTGCTTATCAGAATGATATCGAACAGTTAGGGAGTGCTTTGTTAAATACTACTCAATTGTTAGGAAGAACTTTTGGATCTACTGCACTTTTCTCAAGAGGAAATAACTTTTTCTTGTCTAAAGTAGAAAAGTATGCGTCTAATTTTGATTATGCTGTACATAATAACTTTCATATTGGATTTAACTTTTCTCATTCACGTATACAGTCTGCTAGTCCTGAAAACTTTTCTGCTAGTTATTTAGATGATTTAGGAAATTTACAATCTAAAGTAGTAGATGTGGCTTCTGATGTTTATTTAACTTTTACACCTGGTCGTTTTGTTTACGGTTTAGGAGTAGAACAACGTTTCGGAAGAAATGTTTTTCCGTCTATTGTGATAAACTACCGTCATGGATATAAAGGTTTCTTAAATGGAACACATGAGTATGATAAAATTCAGATAAAATATAATCAGCCAATTTTATTAGGAAAATTTGGTTTACTAGATACTACAATTGAAGGAGGAAAGGTTTTTGGAACTGTACCATCTTCTTTGTTAAATGCTGTACCAGCAAACCAATCTTTTTCACTAGTTCCAAATACGTTTTCATTGTTGAATTTTTATGATTTTGTAACCGATCAATATGTTTCAACACATTTTGAACATCATTTTAATGGGTTCATTTTAAATCGTATTCCATTATTAAGAAAATTGAAATTAAGAAGTTTAGCAACCTTTAGAGCTGCTTATGGATCAATTTCAGACGAAAATAGAGCTATAAATGATGGTTTACGCAACGCTAGCAACACAGAAAATATTCTTTATAATGCACCAAATCAAGTGTATTATGAATATGGTTTTGGTGTAGAGAATATTGGGTATGGAAACTTACGTTTTCTTAGAATTGACGCTATATGGAGAAGTAATTACACCCCACCTTCAAATAGTATTGCAGTACCTACTCCGAAGTTTGCAATTAGAATAGGGATACGTCCTGATTTATAA
- a CDS encoding inorganic diphosphatase, with protein sequence MTAKEKQTVDVLIEIPKGSRNKYEYDFDLKKIRFDRMLFSSMMYPGDYGFIPETLALDGDPLDVLVLGAEPCFPMCMMEVRPIGVFHMADEKGPDEKIVCVPISDPIWNKYKDISDLNPHRKEEITHFFQVYKDLERKKVDVGGWGDADEAYSILDKCIERYENSEHKANGDFKV encoded by the coding sequence ATGACAGCCAAAGAAAAACAAACTGTTGATGTATTAATTGAAATACCAAAAGGAAGTAGAAATAAATATGAATACGATTTCGATTTAAAGAAAATCCGTTTCGATAGAATGTTATTCTCTTCAATGATGTATCCAGGTGATTACGGTTTTATTCCTGAAACATTAGCTTTAGATGGAGATCCATTAGATGTTTTAGTTTTAGGAGCTGAGCCATGTTTTCCTATGTGTATGATGGAAGTTAGACCAATTGGTGTTTTCCACATGGCAGATGAGAAAGGTCCAGATGAAAAAATCGTTTGTGTGCCAATTTCTGACCCAATTTGGAACAAATACAAAGATATTTCTGATTTAAATCCTCATAGAAAAGAAGAAATCACACATTTCTTCCAGGTTTACAAAGACTTAGAAAGAAAGAAAGTAGATGTAGGTGGATGGGGAGATGCTGATGAAGCATATTCAATTTTAGATAAGTGTATCGAGCGTTACGAAAACAGCGAACACAAAGCAAATGGAGATTTTAAAGTATAA